The Rhodanobacteraceae bacterium genomic sequence ATGCCCGGTCGATGAGATCGGCAGGAACTCGGTGATGCCCTCGATGATGCCGAGCAGGATGACATTGATCAGGTCGTGCATGGGCGCGCTTCAGGCGAAAAGTCGCGCAAGTGTACGCGGATGCGCGTCGGGCCGCGCAAACGCGCGCCGTGCGTTCAGCCGCGATCCAGCGGACTCAACACGCCGCGCCCGCCGCGATTCAGCACGTGGGTGTAGATCTGCGTCGTCGCGACGTCCTTGTGGCCCAGCAACTCCTGGATGGTCCGGATGTCGTGGCCCGCTTCCAGCAGGTGCGTTGCGAACGAATGCCGCAGCGTGTGGCAGGTCGCCGGCTTGGCGATGCCCGCGACGCGGACGGCACGGTTGATCGCGCGCTGCAGGCCGGCTTCATCCAGATGGTGGCGGCGCAGCACGCCGTCCAGCGGATCGCGCGACAACTGCTGCGAGGGAAACACGAATTGCCAACCCCATTCGCGCCCGGCGTGCGGATACTTGCGCGCGAGCGCGTACGGCAGGCGCGCTTCGCCGTGCCCGGCGGCAAGGTCGGCCTCGTGCAACAGGCGGGCGCGCGCGAGCTGCCGTTGCAAGCCATCGCGAAGCGTCGCGGGCAACGGCACGCGCCGGTCCTTGCGGCCCTTGCCCTCGCGCACCGTGATCTCGTTGCGCGCGAAATCCACGTCCTTCACGCGCAATCGCAGGCATTCCATCAAGCGCATCCCCGAACCGTACAGCAGGCCGGCCATCAACCAGTGCACGCCATCCAGCGCACCCAGCACGCGCTGCACCTCGTCGCGCGACAGCACCACCGGCACGCGCTGCGGACGCTTCGCGCGGACCACGCCGTCCAGCCACGGCAACTCGATCTCCAGCACCACGCGATACAGAAACAGCAGCGCCGACAGCGCCTGGTTCTGCGTGCTGGCCGCGACGCGCCCACGTGTCGCCAACATGGTCAGGAACGCCGCGACTTCCCCGCCGCCCATCGCGCTCGGATGGCGCTTGCCGTTGGCCAGGATGAACCGGCGGATCCAGCCAACGTAGGCACGCTCCGTGCGCAAGCTGTAATGCCGCACCCGGCACGCGGCCCGCACCTGGTCGAGCAGCCGCGGCGCGGGCGCGGAATTCCGCCGCACCGGCGTTCCTCGCCCGGATACCGCCGCTGATCGTCGGTGATATTGCATACCGCCCCCGAAGTGCCAGATAACGCAGCAACGGTACGCTCCGCCGGCAAGCGTCGGGATCGGCCAGACGCTTGATGCGGCGTAGGAATCGCCTGATTGACAACTACGTCCCGCAGCGGGACGATCCCGTTACCGCCCCTGATCCGGGGCAGAAATAGCGTTAGGGGGACACATGGGATTCATAGAAGGCCTTTTCGGCAAAAAGCGAGACGAAGATTTCGACTGGCTCGACCTAAAGAGTCCGATTCCGCCGCATTGGGATTTGGTATGCACGGAAGGCGAAATGGACTACGAGATTGATCGCACGAGCTGTTTCAAGGACGGAGATATTGTTTGGTGGCGGCAGCGTACCGGCATTTCTTATTACAAATACGACTACCTAATCTGTGGCGCATCTCTTTCTGCTCGTAGCGTGCTGATCCCAATTACTCGCACCTTGGCTGACCCAGAACTCGAACAGGTTGGTAAAGACGTGCTGAGGCAGCGCGCAAAGGCGGAAGACGCGACGCCTTTCGGCGAATGTCTAAAAAAAGCTAACATGTGGTCGCAGCTGAATGGCTACACAACTATCCCGCCGTATGTATTCTATGCAATGGGTATTGTGGAGCACGGTAGGTAGTGCCCCCTAACAACTCAATCCAGCGGACGCTCACCCGCTACGCGGGTTCGCGCCGCTGATTTCGGGCGTTAGCAGCCAAAGAATATGTCACGCAAGCCGCGGGTAAAGAAGCACAAGAAGCGCGCCACGGCCGTCAAGCCCGTCTCGTCGGCTTACAAAGATCGAATCGAAGCGTATGAAGGGCTCCTCAGTGATTGCCTCAGCGTTTCCCAAAGTTGCGCTGGCATACGCGCTCCAACAAACGCCCACTTCTACGCCAGTGTGCTATTTACGACACTTTGTAACCGTGGCGTCAGCTTAGCTATCTTGGCACCGAGGAGTTCTTGGTCAACGAAAATCGTGGACCATTGGGATTACGCTTCGCTTTCAGTCCTTGTTAGATCGCTGCTTGAGGTCCGGTTAGCGTTCTTTTACCTGTGCACGGAGCAATGCGAACCTGTGGAGCACAATTGTCGCTGGAATCTGTTCAACCTCCACGACTGCACGGCAAGGATTGATCTTTTTGAAGAGATGGCACCTGAGGCAAACGATATCGCCGGCTTTCAGGAGCAGGCTGCGGAGCTTCGGCAGCGGTTGGAAGCCAACGAATTCTTCCGTACGCTTCCCGACCCCAACCGTCGCAAGCTACTCCGCGGTAAGAACGCCTATCTGGAGTCGCTCGAAACCATTGCGGTGAGAGCCGGCGTCGAGCTTCATCAATTTCGTTGGTTGTATAAATTTTTGTCGAGCCACGTGCACGGCTTACCACTGTCGTTTTATCGAATGGGGCGCTTCGACGATCGCGGGCGTGGCCTGCATAATCCAGTTGAAGATAACTATACTTGTCTTTGCATTTCGTTTGCGCTCACGCTGCTTGTACGCTCACGGGATGAAATGAGAGCGTTGTTTGCGCCATATGTTGGCTGCTAACAACTCGGTCAAGCGGACCGCCGTCCCGCTGCGCGGGCCGTCGGCCGCTTACCTCGGGCGTTAGCCCCCGCAGTCAGCTCGCGGCGTCACGAAACGCCTTCAACACTGCATTCATGCGTGTTTGCCAGCCGGTACCTTGGAGGCGGTACCACTCCAACACGTCTTTATCCACGCGCAGCGCAATTTGTTCTTTTCGCTCTTCGGGTGGCTTGGCTGGGCGTCCACGCTTTGCATGAAGTTCTGCCACGCCTCGGTGTGGCGTGGCGCCTTTCCAGTACTTCAGCGTCGCCGTTTTGCTCTTGGGGTCGTATGGCACGTCAGATTTGGGGGTACGCTTGGTAGTACGCTTCACGTTCATAGGGTTCTGCCTCACGGCACGAAATCAGTCGGGGACCGTCCTCTCGGTCGGTCCACACCAGCACAACCACTCGGCCATGCGCCCAGCCCAAGCTCACCAATCGTTGCTCGCCGTAGTCTTCACGGTCATCCTCGCGGGTGAGCATCGGGCCATCAAACGCTTCCATGCAGCCGGCCAGGTCAACGCCGTGCTTACGCAGGTTCTTGCGGCGTTTCGCGGGGTCGTGGCTCATGCGTAATTATCGTATATGCACTAATTGTAGGTTGCAAGTCTCACACAGGCGTGGGCTAACTACTCGGTCAACCGGACGCTCAACCGCTGCGCGGGCTCGCGCCGGTTACCTCAAGCGTTAGCCAGCCATGGAAAAACTATCGGCACGTGCAGCGCAGGACACTCGCGAAGATTGGCGCGAATTCGGCTACTACTACGCCATAGACGACGCTGCAAAAGAATGGCATTTGCACGGCAGCGTGTCGGGGCTCCTTCGCTTCGCCAACAGCCTTGAGGCATACGGCGCAAACCCGGCAAATGCGCGCACCTCCGAGCACGAGCATCTTGGCCCGCACATGTATCTCGTTCTTGCAACTTGGCCCGTCGCAAAGCTCGACGGCCACGGCATCTTCGGCCAAGCTGGCGACATGCTGCGGCTGGCCAGCTTGGTACGCAAATGTTTAGCCCGCGCATTTTCAGGCCAAGTGTTGCGCATTTGCCAAGAGTATGCGCCCGCCGCCGAGTACACTCTTTGTTTGCACGTCCATCAGGACGCGTTCGATCCAGCCAGCCTCGATCCACAGCTGGCTGGCTAACAGTTCGGTCAAGCGGACGCTCGCCTACGGCTCGCGCCGCTTACCTCAAGCGTTAGGCCTCACGAGAAGGCGTCATGAGAATTGGGTGGTCTGGCTGGTCAATTGATGTACCTGAAAGCTGGTCAGTAACTGACGATCCTGAGTGTCTTACTCTGGAGCTATCTAAGTACGGTGCACTTCAAGCGAGCTCCGCCACAAAACAGTCGGGTACGGTTTCGTTCGACGACCTCGTGGAGTTTGCCGATGTTCCGGAGCAAGAAGCCTGGGGTGCAGCTTCAGTAGTAGCGTGTGGCGAGTTTCGCGGCCTTTCATACAAGTACGAGCAAGACGGGTCTACTTGGCAGCGTTGGTATCTATGCAATGGTGCTACGCTCGTTTTCGTCACCTACAATGGAACGTCCGGGGTCGTACAGCATGAGCTTTCCGCTGTCAGCGCAGCTCTCGATAGCTTGCGAGTCGAGCGTGAGGCCTAACTATTCGGTCAAGCGGACGCAAATCCCGCTACGCGGTCTTTGCGCCGCTTACCTCAAGCGTTAGGTGTGCATGAAACAGATCGCTCGCCGCGTCATTTACCTACTGCTCGGCATGCAGCCTGCTTTGGTCGGCACCGCGATCATGCTTTTTGCGTTGGGGCCGCTAGCAGCCATAGCCGTTGCGGGCCTGCTTGGCCTCACTATCGCTACGGCCGCCCAATTCCCAGTCTCTCAAAAGTTGTACCGACTCCTTTCGGTTCTTCTTATTTGCGGTTTAGTTCTTGAGGTTCCATTTTTCCTTTGGGCGCTGCATGACCTACTAACCGGTGGACTAACTAAGAGTCTGGTAAATACCGTACTTGTCAGCTGGGTGATTTTTGGCCCATCAGCGTGTGCATTGCACGCGCTTAGGCGTAGCCGCTGCACACCTAACAATTCGTCCAAGCCGACGCCACTTCGTGGCGCGGCTTAACTCAGGCGTTAGTCGGTAGCTCGTGTAGGTTTGTCGTATCGTGTGTTTCGCTCAGCTTCGCGCTGGCTTGTCGTCCGTCGCCGCAGCAGCGTTCCGCGCAGCGTCGTCGCAAGCCTAAGCTTTCAGAGCTGGCAGTTTGGGGGTAGTCGGTTGCTCAAGCTTCGCGTTCGTCGTGCGCCCACATCGTCGCCCGAGCGTGCTGCGTCGCAACCGTCTAACTCCTCGTTCAAGGCGGACGGCTGCGCCGCCGCTTAACTCAGGCGTTAGACCATAATGAAACCATTATTAGGCTTTTGGAAGCGAATTTGGTGCGTGTGCGCGCTAGGCGCGATCGGCGGCACGGTACTGACACCCGTAGTCAACGCGCAGACCATCTACAAGTGTCAATTGCAGAATGGGACGGTCGAATATAGCGATGCGCCTTGTAAGGGCACAATCTCTAAGGTTGTGCACTTGAGTCAAGCGCCTGAGCAGCTCTCTGCGATAAGCCTTAACCAGCTGAGGCAAGAGCTGACTAAGTTGGTACAAAAAGCTAGGAAGCTGAATGCCGACATGTATCATGAAATTAGAGATGGTTGGGCACGGCTAGGGCCACATCCAACAAATGACGCGTTGACTCAACAAGATCATCGCGTAAGGGCCATATGGGATCCGAAAATACAAGAAACATACAAGCAAATGCAGGCCTTGCAACGCGAGATAAATGAGCGCTGCCCACGAGGTTTGACAATGAGTGGGAGCAATTTCGTCTGCAAGTAATTGGTCTAACATCTCAATCCAGCAGACGCAAACCCGCTACGCGGGTCTGCGCCGCTGATTTCGGGCGTTAGGCGCCATGAAACACGCTTTCGCATTCGTGTTGCTTGTTGTTGTGTCAGCCCTCGCGAGTTCGTGCGGGTCTGTCGCATACCACAGGGCTAAGACACAATGCAGTGCGTTGGCTCCGGGTATGACCGAGGCGCAAGTATTGGCCATCATGGGTAAGCCGCAGCTTCGGCAGCCACCAACTGCGACCTCACATGCACTCAAGCTCTGGTATAGCATTGGCGGTGACGTAGCACCCATCTTCGTCGTGCTTACACCGTCCGGTTCTCAATATGTCACGAGCAACCGCAATCGCTGTGGCGCCTAACATTTCGGTCAAGCGGACCGCCGTCCCGCTGCGCGGGCCGTCGGCCGCTTACCTCAAGCGTTAGGCGCCACAGGTCGGCCTCCCGCAAGATTACGGCTCCAATGAAGTCAAAGGATAATCGTCTCGTTCTGTGCGTCGCTTGGTATGACCAGCCTCAGTGGGAGCTACTCTGCACGTTGGTGCCAGATCGCGGCGAGTTGGACGACACGTACGCGCAATGGCGGCAGTCCGCGCGCAAGGCGATCCGTATGATCGAGGCAAACGGGTATAAGGTGCGGCGCATGTCCGTGGACGTTTCGGCACTGGCCGCATGGTGCCGGGAACACAATCGTCCCATCAACGGTGAGGCGCGTGCGGAGTATGTGGTGCATTTGGCGCAGGGGTCTCGCAGTGGCGCCTAACAGCTCATTCCAGCGGACGCTCGCCTAGGGCTCGCGCCGCTTACCTCAGGCGTTAGTCCGCATTGGGGAGGGTAGCCATGAACATCAAAGCTCTTTTGCTCACCATCGCAGGCGCAGTCGTTGCACTCTTCTATGCGCTTGAGTCGTTCTTGGAGTTCCGGGCAGGTGGTCTTGCCGCACCTTTGTTGGTCAAGGTTCTCATCTGTGCCATCGGCGTGTATGTGTTCTTTCGCTACGTCAAGCTCGTCAAAAAGCGCAAGACCGAGGGCTCTTCGAGCAATGCGGTCTAACAACTCATTCCAGCGGACGCGCTGCGCGCGCCGCTAAATTCGGGCGTTAGGGCGCAGAAACAGTGCGAGGGATCTTGCAATTTGTTCGGGCTCTTACGGGTTCAGCCATGTTCTGCTGTGGTGTTGCGTTCGTCGCAGTGCTTTTCAGCATCTACGCGTGGCTGCCACTCCCGCCTCTCCCTGCGGTTGTCATGTTTTCCTTGCTCGCCGCTGGTGCTGCGGCGGCCTTCGTGGCGGGCGCTGTTCTCGTTCGGCATCATCTCGTCTTTTGGAGGCTTCGGGTGCAACCGCAAATCAAAGTCACGTTGCCGCGTGGCTATTGGGTCGCAGCCGTTGCAGCGCTTGGCTACTTCCTTGCGGTTTTCTTCGGCATTTATCTTGCGTATCCACCAAGTGCCACAGTTGGGCCGCCAGCTAACCTTCGCATTGCGTCGGCAACAGCGTTACTGTTCGGTGCGTTTGCGCTAGGCTTGAGTCAATGGGCGGGGTTGAGGGTTCGTGCACTTCGGTCTGCGCCCTAACAATTCGTCCAAGCGGACGCTCGCCTACGGCTCGCGCCGCTTAACTCAAGCGTTAGCTGACCAAATGAAGATTCGGGTTCTACCGATAGCATTTATTTTGGTGGCTTTCGGTGCAGGTGCACAATCTTCACCCGCACCGAGAGAAGACTCCGCTGTTCTGTCTGCAGTCACTCATAAGCTCTGTGACCTCGCAAAGGCGAACAGCGCGTCAGGTTACGATGTTCTTCCAAACACGAACGAAGGAGCCACAAGCGACATTTGGCCGGGGCCGGGCAGCCTCGATCAATATGCGGCGCACTCGTTGGCCAAGCGGAACAGCACCACGCACTCGCTTCCAAGCATGTACTTGTGTACGAGCATCCGGCTCGTTCCCGCTGCATGGCTTCACGACTTTCGCGGCTGGGCTTGGTTCCATGCAGCCTTCCCTGGTTCAGCTTCAGTGTTGCGGTTGAGTCTTCCGGGCTATTCCCGTAATGGCAACGTGGCTGTAGTTTTGGTATCAACCACTAGCGGCCCTCTCGCCAGCGGTGGTAACTACTGGATATTACAAAAGGTTCACGGCAAATGGGTCGTCGTCAAGCAGCTACTTGCTTGGGTCAGCTAACATCTCGGTCAACCGGACGCAAACCCGCTGCGCGGGTCTGCGCCGGTTACCTCGGGCGTTATACCTTGTGGTTCCTCCGTCGTAAGGCTCGACAGACAATGAAAATATCACCTCACCTCAGGGCACTGAAGGCGTTGTTCGCTATTCTGTGCTTCTGCGTCGTCCCATCATGCTATGCGGGCGCGGCTTCGCCGGGGGCCTTCTATTCCTATCTGGTGGGGATGCAAAGTACGCTTACCGACTACAGCCAGGACTTCATCGATTACGCAAAAAGCGGCCAAGGCAGCTTAGAGTACGAGATACCAACAGACATGAACACTGTTGCTACATCCACTCAAACCGACGTCGACCATATAATTGATCTATATCAGATCTACGAATTGGTTAGTAGTGAAGACAAGGCGCGCATTCGTCCAATAATAATCAATAGCCTCCGCATCGCAGTTCAGAACATTGATAATAATATTGAGGGCATCAACAACGGTCTATCCCATGCAAGGCGAGACGTTATCGTTAGATCCGGCAGCAACCTTAAGCGGAGCCTGCGAGAGTTGAAGGATCGCATTTTGCAGTTTGATCGCAACCTTCAAGAATAGCCTGCAAGGTATAACTATTCGTCCAAGCGGACGCTCGCTAATCGCTCGCGCCGCTTAACTCAAGCGTTATACCGCACGGGAGAAGTTCGATGGGCACAGATGACTCCATCCGCGCATCAACGGGAGTCGTCTGCTGCTTGCGGGAGCTTCCGAGTGGCGAGGTTCGGCTTACCATCGACGACGTTGCAAACCAAAGTTCACGCACTTCCGGTCCGTGGGAGCATCGCGCATTGTTCACGTCCAAAGACTTCAAGGCCAAGGCAATCGCTGGGCTTCAGCTCTCCAAGCATGAGCTTGCCGAGCTTGGTTTCAATGTTCTTGCCCGCCTCGTTGCGCATGGCAAGGGTTCGGTATGTAGCAGCGGTGCAATATAACAACTCATTCCAGCGGATGCGCTGCGCGCGCCGCCAAATCCGGGCGTTAAGCGCGCGTGCGGAGTAATCGCATGAATCCAGAACAGGCCGAGCACATTGCAGACCAACTGATTCAAGATGCAAAGTCACGGCGAGCACTAAGTTCTGCGCGTATCGCCCGGCGGGTCGGTGCGCTGCAGCGCCTCTACACCGGCGTTGCTACTCTCACGGCGGCTGGCGGTGCTTTTGTGGCTGGTCAACACTGGTTCTCCAGCGCCTTGTGGGCCGCCGTGTTTGCTGTCGTGTGCGGGTTGTTTGCTGCGGTTGCGTGGCAACCAAACAGGCCGCGCGCCTGACAACTCATTCCAGTGAGAGCGCTGCACGCGCCGCTGAATTCAGGTGTCAGACCTCGCGCGTGCTTGCGCGCTTCAGGAGGACTCATGTTTGACCACATCGTATTCGGAACCAGCGACTATGCAGCGAGCAAGACATTTTTCCTCAAGGCGCTCGAACCGATCGGCATGGTCGTGGTCTCGGAGGGGCCGTCCGGTATCGAACTCAGCGCAGACGGCAAGACTTCATTGTGCATACGCCGAATCGAGGAGAAGCCCGCGCATCTTCACTTGGCGTTCGTGGCCAGGAACCGCCAGCAGGTCGAAGCTTTCCATCGCGCGGCCCTGGAGGCGGGTGGCAAGGACAATGGCGCGCCCGGCCTGCGCCCGAACTACAGCGGGAAGTACTATGCGGCGTTCGTCATCGGTCCGGATGGGCACAACATCGAAGTGGTGTGCCACGAATCCGAGGTCTGACATTGCAATCCATCGGACGCGCCGCGCGCGTCGCTGAATTCGAGCGTTCGACAGAAGCGGGAGCTTCTTGACGTCATGACGGTCTGTATATACAGTCGGTCATGGAGTTCACTTGGTCAAAAGCCAAGCGTGCCGCGAATCTGAAAGCTCATGGGCTCGACTTCGTCGATGCTCCGCTTGTGTTCGACGGTCTCACGTTCATATTCGAGGACGATCGGTTCTCTTATGGCGAGCAGTGGTTCGTCACCCTTGGCCTGCTGGCCGGAACTCCGGTGTCCATCGTTCATACGGAGACCGAGCATGAAATCCGCATCATCTCGTTCCGCAAAGCCACGCAGCGTGAAGCGCAAATCTACTTCAATCAAATCCAGGACTGACTGGACCAGACTCAAGGCCGGCCCTGTCGGTGTAGCCACGCGCGAGCACCCCGAAGCTGAAGTCCGGCATATTGTCCGCGGGATGGTGCGTCGAGGACTGCAGCCAAGGCCATCAAAAACCGCCGTATCTTTGCGCGTCGACCAGGACGTGATTGAGTGGTTCAAGGCGCAGGGGCCGGGCTACCAAACGCGCATCAATTCGGTGCTGCGCGCCTTCCGTGATGCTTCGGTCTGATAACCCGATCAACCGGACGCTCGCCCGCTGCGCGGGTTGCGCCGGTTGCTTCAGGCGTTAGGTGCCAGCGCCAATGCTGCAATACGCCATCAAGGTTCTTGTCACGGCGGTCGTCGTGGTGGCCGTGTCGGAGCTCGGCAAGCGCAGTTCGTTCTGGGGCGCGGTGCTTGCTTCGTTGCCGCTCACCTCGTTGCTCGCGTTCGTGTGGCTCTACCGCAGTACCGGCAACGTCCAGGCCATTGCATCGCTGTCGCACGGGATCTTCTGGCTGGTCCTCGCGTCGCTCCCGCTGTTCCTGATCCTGCCGGCGCTGCTCAAGAGCGGGATGGCGTTCTGGGCGGCGTTCGCCGCATCGTGCGTTGTGACGGTCGGGTTGTACTTCGGTTTGGTCTGGGTGCTGGGGCGGTTCGGCGTTCAGTTGTAGCCCTGGCACCTGCGTCTCGGCAACCGGTCGCTCATCCGCTGTGCGGGTTGCGCCGCTTCCCTCAGGGGTTGTGCCCGACCCGTCGAATCGCGCGTCATTCGCTCGGCGGCGCCAGGCGTTTCAGGAACACGCGCATTTCCCTCGCGGCCTGCACGTCGCCGCGGGCCTCGGCGACGGCGATGCCGCGTTGCCAGGCTTCGGCGGCAGCGCGCAGTTCGCCGGCGGCGGCCAACGCCTTGCCGAGCAGCTTCCATGCGGCCGAGTAGTCCCGGTCGAAGTCGAGCGCGGCGCGCAACTGCACGACGGCTTCTACGGCGTCGCCGGCTTCGAGCAGCGCCGCGCCCAGCGCATGACGCAACAGCGCACCGTCGCGGGGACCGCCGAGTTGCGCACGCAATGCCTCGATGCGTTTCATGCGGAGCGGCTGTTGTCCAAAGCAAGGCCACGGAGTTTTTGGCCATGGATGGCGGCTCTTATGGCCGAGGTGGCCTCCATGATGTCCGTGCGTTTCAGTGTGTGATTTGACCGATCGACGCAGCGATCATGGACGATCGCCCTGAATAGTGCCGTATCGCCAATATCCCGGCGACGGCAGCAGCACGGTGGGCGCGGCGGGCTCGGGCGGTTGCTGGCCGCGCCGGAGCGTCGCCAGCGTCGCCGCATCCCAGATCACCAGCCAGGTGCCGCGGTACGGCTGCACCAGCCGCGCGTAGCGCAAGTCGTCGGCATCGAGGCGTTCCGGATATTCGAGCACCAGCCCGCGCGGATGTTGCGCCGCCCAGTCCTGCAGCATCTGGCCCTCGAACAGGCGCGCGACCGGATGCGTCATCCGCCCCGCGAACTCGAACTGGCCGTCGTAGAGACCGAGGTCGCCGATCGCGCGGCCGTCGGCTTCGGCGCGCGCCAGCACCTGCGCCGCGGGCCGCATGTCGAAGGCGGGATACAGCGCCAGCGCGAACAGCGCGTAGGCGCCGACCGTGCCGACCAGGCTGGCGGTCGCGATGCGGCGCAGTTCGCCGCGGCCGGGCAGGACCACCAGCACGCCCAGCAGCAGGTACAGCACGCCGAACGGCGCGCACACCACGGAGAAATCGCGCAGCCAGTGGTCGTGCAGGTGGCCTGCGTTGTCCAGCACCGGCAGCGCGAACATCAGGATGGCCACCGCGAACGTCGCCAGCGCCAGCGGCCACGCCGACAGCCACGCGCTGCGCGCGGCGGCGCCTTCGCGCGCGCGCAACGCGGCGATCGCCGCGGCCATCGCGATGGCCGCGGCGGACAATTCCGGGATGAAGTAATAACCCTGTTTGCCGCTGAACGCGCTGAAGATCACGAAGGCGGGCGCCAGCCACGCCAGCAGCATGCGCAGTCCTGGCTGCAGCGGCCGGCGCAGTGATGCGACGGCCGCCCACATCCTCGGCCACAGCACGAACGGGAACAGCAGCACCGCGAGCCACGGCACGTACCACCAGAACGGCCGCTGGTGGATGAAGGCGTCGACCACGCGTCCGCCGGTCTGCTTGAACAGCAGGTTGCGGGTGTAGGCGTCGCCGCTCATCTGCACGGCCGGGATCACCCACGCCGCCAGGATCACGCCGCCGCCGATCAGCGCGGCGATGCCGCAGCCGTACCAGCGCGCGCGGTGTTCGCGCGCGCAAGCGCACCACCACGGGCCGAGCAGCCACGCCGGCGCGACGTGCACCAGCATCACCGGACCCTTGGTCAAGAGGCCGAGCCCGATGCAGACGGCGAAACCGATCCAGCGCGGCGATCCGCGGCGCGGCGCCAGGCACAGCATCGCCGCCAGCACCCACACGGCCAGCAGGCCGTCGTACATGATCTGCAGGCCGAACAGGAATCCGAACGACAACGCCAGCAGCAGCCACGGCGTCGAGCGCGCGACCCACGCGCGTTCCGGGAACAGCCGTCGCGCCAGCGCCTGCGCGAGGATCCCTTGCGCGGCGCCGATCAGCACCATCAACACGCGCGGCCACACGTCGTTGACGCCGAACGCGGCCCAGCCGGCGTGGATCAGCCAGAACAGCAGCGGTGCTTTCTCCGGGTACGCCGCGCCGTTGATGTGCGGCACCCAGAACTGGTGGTGCGACCACATGTCCCACGCCACCGCGAGCGCGCGCGTGGAGTGCAGCGGGATCGGCGGCTGCAGGAAGATCGCGATCAGCGCCGCCGCGAGATACAGCGGCAGCCACCACAACAGGGCGCGCAGGCGTTCGGAACGGGCGAAGGAGGCATCGGTCACAGGGGAGTCGCAAAGGCCGCGGCGCGATGGGCGATTGTAGTGGATGGCACCTCGCGACTACGCGGCGCGCGACATGCCGCGTGCCGGCAGACTGCGCAGCGCGGCGACGACTTCCTCCGGCCGGATCTGCGCCACGCGCGAACGCTGCGGCGGACCGCCCAGTGCGACCACTGCGCTGCCGGTCGGGCTGCGCGGCAACCACAACGACGGAGGCTGCGCACCGAAGAGCACGACCAGCGGGCAGCCCAGCGCGGCGGCCACGTGCGCGGGCCCGGTGTCCACCGAAACCATGCCACAGGCGATTTCCGCCAACGCCATCAAGCGGCGCAACGGCAACTCGCGCGCGGCGACGTCGAGATGGCCGAGTCTGGATGCGGCCGCGATGGCTTCCAGCGGCGCCGTTTCGCGCGGCGCGCCGCACAGCACGATGCGCGTGTCGGGGTGCTCCGCGCGCAGTGCGCGCAGCAGCGTGACCCAATGCTGCAGCGGCCACGCCTTGTCGTCGTCGGCCTGATCGCGCAGTCCGTTCCAGCGGATGCTGCGCTTGTTGCACGGCTGGACCAGCCAGACCGGTTCGCCGCGCCAACCGCGCGTGCGCAACCAGGCGTCGCGGTCGCGGCGGTCCGCCTCGTTCGGATACAGGCGCGGCGCGGTCTCGTCGCGCAGGTTCGGCGCGCGCCAGGCGCCGCTGCAGGCCGGC encodes the following:
- a CDS encoding Integron integrase IntIPac; this translates as MRRNSAPAPRLLDQVRAACRVRHYSLRTERAYVGWIRRFILANGKRHPSAMGGGEVAAFLTMLATRGRVAASTQNQALSALLFLYRVVLEIELPWLDGVVRAKRPQRVPVVLSRDEVQRVLGALDGVHWLMAGLLYGSGMRLMECLRLRVKDVDFARNEITVREGKGRKDRRVPLPATLRDGLQRQLARARLLHEADLAAGHGEARLPYALARKYPHAGREWGWQFVFPSQQLSRDPLDGVLRRHHLDEAGLQRAINRAVRVAGIAKPATCHTLRHSFATHLLEAGHDIRTIQELLGHKDVATTQIYTHVLNRGGRGVLSPLDRG
- a CDS encoding VOC family protein, producing the protein MFDHIVFGTSDYAASKTFFLKALEPIGMVVVSEGPSGIELSADGKTSLCIRRIEEKPAHLHLAFVARNRQQVEAFHRAALEAGGKDNGAPGLRPNYSGKYYAAFVIGPDGHNIEVVCHESEV
- a CDS encoding TPR repeat-containing protein, producing MKRIEALRAQLGGPRDGALLRHALGAALLEAGDAVEAVVQLRAALDFDRDYSAAWKLLGKALAAAGELRAAAEAWQRGIAVAEARGDVQAAREMRVFLKRLAPPSE
- a CDS encoding putative integral membrane, glycosyltransferase, yielding MTDASFARSERLRALLWWLPLYLAAALIAIFLQPPIPLHSTRALAVAWDMWSHHQFWVPHINGAAYPEKAPLLFWLIHAGWAAFGVNDVWPRVLMVLIGAAQGILAQALARRLFPERAWVARSTPWLLLALSFGFLFGLQIMYDGLLAVWVLAAMLCLAPRRGSPRWIGFAVCIGLGLLTKGPVMLVHVAPAWLLGPWWCACAREHRARWYGCGIAALIGGGVILAAWVIPAVQMSGDAYTRNLLFKQTGGRVVDAFIHQRPFWWYVPWLAVLLFPFVLWPRMWAAVASLRRPLQPGLRMLLAWLAPAFVIFSAFSGKQGYYFIPELSAAAIAMAAAIAALRAREGAAARSAWLSAWPLALATFAVAILMFALPVLDNAGHLHDHWLRDFSVVCAPFGVLYLLLGVLVVLPGRGELRRIATASLVGTVGAYALFALALYPAFDMRPAAQVLARAEADGRAIGDLGLYDGQFEFAGRMTHPVARLFEGQMLQDWAAQHPRGLVLEYPERLDADDLRYARLVQPYRGTWLVIWDAATLATLRRGQQPPEPAAPTVLLPSPGYWRYGTIQGDRP